The Bacteroidia bacterium genome contains the following window.
CAAAACTAGCACAAGCAGGAGATAAAAGCACTGTATCCCCACTTTTAGCAAAACAAAGACTTTTTTCAACTGCTTTTTGAGCAGTATCTACTACTTTTATAGGTATCCCTGTACTCCTGAATGCCTGCTCAATTTTATCAGGATATTTGGTCAAACAAATAATCGCCTTGACCTTTTCTTGAACTAACTGCTTTAAAGTAGAATAATCGTTTCCTTTATCTACGCCGCCTGCAATCCAAATAATCGGTCCTGTGGTGCTCTCCAAAGCATATCGGGCTGAGTCTATGTTAGTTGCCTTAGAGTCATTGATAAAAATAATTCCTTGATAAATTCGCACTGTTTCTAATCGGTGAGCAATGGTTTGAAAAGAAGGTAGTTTTTGCATCATAGTTTGCCAACTTTCGCCCACACACAAACCTGCTAATATCGCAGCCATTACATTGTATTGGTTGTGTTTGCCCCTTAACGGAAGCTCTGCTATGGGTATAGCATACATTTGACCTTGCCAACGAAAAAATAACTTATCGCCCTGAACACAAGCTCCATTTTGAGAAGCAAATTCATCCTTTAACGTAAAGGTTATACAACAAACTTGATTGAGATATTGAGGTAAATGCTCCATTAGTATTGGACTATCCACATTGTAAATGAAGTAATCTGTGCTATCCTGGTTGCGAATGATGTTAAACTTTGCCCTTGCATAGTTTGATAGTTGATAATCATAACGATCTAGATGGTCAGGGGTAATGTTGAGTAAAACGCTTACTTTGGGCTTAAAAGTGTCTATGTCATCTAATTGAAAGCTACTTACTTCGGCTACATAGCGTTTTTTAGGGTTTAGGGCTACGGTCTGGGCAAAGCTAATTCCAATGTTTCCAACCATAGCTGTATCGGGATTATTGAGCAGGTGTGCGGTAAGTGCCGTAGTAGTAGATTTTCCATTGCTACCTGTGATAGCTATCAAAATACTTTCTTTTGAAAAACGATAAGCCCACTCGACTTCTGAAATAATGGGAATTCCTGCTTGTCTAATTTGTTGAATAATAGGCGCATTTTCAGGTACCCCAGGGCTTTTGACAACCAACTGTGCCAAACGTATTTTTTCCCAAGAATGTCCATTTTCTTCAAAAAGGATATGGTATTGCAAAAGTTTTTCTTTAT
Protein-coding sequences here:
- the murD gene encoding UDP-N-acetylmuramoyl-L-alanine--D-glutamate ligase; the encoded protein is MYVAIIGAAESGVGAAILAKKHNYTPFVSEFSNIAQPYKEKLLQYHILFEENGHSWEKIRLAQLVVKSPGVPENAPIIQQIRQAGIPIISEVEWAYRFSKESILIAITGSNGKSTTTALTAHLLNNPDTAMVGNIGISFAQTVALNPKKRYVAEVSSFQLDDIDTFKPKVSVLLNITPDHLDRYDYQLSNYARAKFNIIRNQDSTDYFIYNVDSPILMEHLPQYLNQVCCITFTLKDEFASQNGACVQGDKLFFRWQGQMYAIPIAELPLRGKHNQYNVMAAILAGLCVGESWQTMMQKLPSFQTIAHRLETVRIYQGIIFINDSKATNIDSARYALESTTGPIIWIAGGVDKGNDYSTLKQLVQEKVKAIICLTKYPDKIEQAFRSTGIPIKVVDTAQKAVEKSLCFAKSGDTVLLSPACASFDLFKNYEDRGDQFKRAVLSLV